Part of the Clupea harengus unplaced genomic scaffold, Ch_v2.0.2, whole genome shotgun sequence genome, gagagaaaagacaaagagcagaggacagaaaacaagagagaaacagtaaagagagagagagagagagaagagaagagagagagagagagagagagagagagttaagaaCCAGAGCAAGAAGCATGCAGAAGAGAGACGTTAATGAGATTAATGAACAGACTCATCTATAACCGTCAATAAAGCCACCTAATAGCCAGGGGAAGAGAGCCAGCCAGTCAACCAGAGCATAGGAGACACCCaggactcactctctcacacacacacaccttttaaaGAAGTAACCGTTGGCTTCAAACTGCTGGCGCAGCATGAACTTGCCCCTGTATTCGATGATGAGTGAATCTGGAGCCAGGTCACGCACCGCCTTCAGCACCCGcttgctctgctgcagctggctctgttggggacacacacacgggggagaGAGGAGTCAGCTGGAGAGCGGGAGATTGGGATGAACTTAAAACATTTACAATTTGAATTCTACTGCTGTTCATGGCAgctatgtgtgtctgcagacattaatgtgtgtgtgtgtgtgtatgtgagtgtgtatgtgtgtaaaacttGTATAAAACATCTACAATTAAAATTGTACTGCTGGTTTCAAGGCAgctatgtgtgtctgcagacattggtgtgtgtgtgtgtgtgtgtgagcgcattaCCATTTCGAGTGTTTCGGTTACCTCCACGGGGGCTTGAagctggcggtgtgtgtgttgtaggccAGCGTCTTGACGTGGCTGGCCTCCTTGATGCGCAGCAGCGTCTGCACGTCCTCGCTGTACTGGTTGCTGCTGGCCTCCTCGTAGCGCTCCGTCCACAGCTGCATCTTACTCTCCCACAGCGACGGAGAGTCGCTCGGGTCCACGTCAGGGGCCGAACCCTgagaggcaacacacacaggtcagatgatatatacacacacacacacacacacacacacacaccacaggtcagatgatatacacacgcacacacacaggtcagatgatatacacacacacacgtacacacaggtcagatgatatatacacacacactctctatatacacacacacattctccagtGTAACATCTGAAGCCATATAAAAAGGTGGATGTATTACATATACCAGCATATGGCCTCAGCATGTggagaatgaatgagtgtggcCTACTAGCATAGCTACTGGAGAGCTTTGGGGAGAGTTCAGGGGTTAAAGAGACACTAGTGGAAGCTCACCTTCACTCTGGAGGACTTCCGTGACCCCTCCCGGAAGGcctgcaacaaacacacaccacacacacacacgtcagaagaGGCaatacacagatcacacacacacatcaaagagcaAGAACCACTACTGAAGGATGAAAAGAACTTTGCACACATTAAAACTTTATAGGACTATATGAGAGATTACTGTATATTGTAAATGTGACACAAAATggcgtcaggtgtgtgtgtgtgtgtgtgtgtgtgtgtgtgtgtgtgtgtgtgtggcagtcgcACCTTTTTCGCGCGAGCTGTGGTGGGCGGCTCCTTGTCGCCGCTTCTCTTTCGCTTCTTTTCAGGCGGCTTGTGGCCCAGGCGAGCGGTGGTGAGGGTCAGGCTGGTGGGCGCGTGCTGGAAGGCCGAATACAGCTCCAGCGGAACCTCGTCTCCGCTCTCCGTGGCGCTGGTGTcccatctaacacacacacacacacacacacacacacacacacacacacacaactgacgcCATTTTGTGTCACATTTACAATATACAGTAATCTCTCATATAGTCCTATAAAGTTTTAATGTGTGCAAAGTTCTTTCATCCTTCAGTAGTGGTTCTtgctctttgatgtgtgtgtgtgtgatctgtgtattgctcttctgacgtgtgtgtgtgtgtgtgtttgttgcaggCCTTCCGGGAGGGGTCACGGAAGTCCTCCAGAGTGAAGGTGAGCTTCCACTAGTGTCTCTTTAACCCCTGAACTCTCCCCAAAGCTCTCCAGTAGCTATGCTAGTAGgccacactcattcattctccACATGCTGAGGCCATATGCTGGTATATGTAAATACATCCACCTTTTTATATGGCTTCAGATGTTACactggagaatgtgtgtgtgtatatagagagtgtgtgtgtatatatcatctgacctgtgtgtacgtgtgtgtgtgtatatcatctgacctgtgtgtgtgcgtgtgtgtatatcatctgacctgtgtgtgtgtgtgtgtgtgtgtgtgtgtgtgtatatatcatctgacctgtgtgtgttgcctctcAGGGTTCGGCCCCTGACGTGGACCCGAGCGACTCTCCGTCGCTGTGGGAGAGTAAGATGCAGCTGTGGACGGAGCGCTACGAGGAGGCCAGCAGCAACCAGTACAGCGAGGACGTGCAGACGCTGCTGCGCATCAAGGAGGCCAGCCACGTCAAGACGCTggcctacaacacacacaccgccagctTCAAGCCTCCCGTGGAGGTAACCGAAACACTCGAAATGGtaatgcgctcacacacacacacacacacaccaatgtctgcagacacacatagcTGCCTTGAAACCAGCAGTACAATTTTAATTGTAGATGTTTTATACaagttttacacacatacacactcacatacacacacacacacacattaatgtatgcagacacacatagctGCCATGAACAGCAGTAGAATTCAAATTGTAAATGTTTTAAGTTCATCCCAATCTCCCGCTCTCCAGCTGACTCCTCtctcccccgtgtgtgtgtccccaacagagccagctgcagcagagcaagCGGGTGCTGAAGGCGGTGCGTGACCTGGCTCCAGATTCACTCATCATCGAATACAGGGGCAAGTTCATGCTGCGCCAGCAGTTTGAAGCCAACGGTTACTTCtttaaaaggtgtgtgtgtgtgagagagtgagtcctGGGTGTCTCCTATGCTCTGGTTGACTGGCTGGCTCTCTTCCCCTGGCTATTAGGTGGCTTTATTGACGGTTATAGATGAGTCTGTTCATTAATCTCCTTAACGTCTCTCTTCTGCATGCTTCTTGCTCTGgttcttaatctctctctctctctctctctctctctctctctctctctctctctctctctctctctctctctctttactgtttctctcttgttttctgtccttctgctctttgtcttttctctcaGACGTATTCATCCTTTCTTGTGTCTGTTGTCTGCTGTATAACCCAGTGATGATTCCTGTTCCTGCCAATAGTGCTCCTTTTGATCCTAGTTAAAAGCGTGACCTCTGCTCACCTCCATAATAATGCAGTACGATGCTGTCCAACCTCTGGAGTTCTTGTGAAACAATC contains:
- the LOC122132447 gene encoding inactive histone-lysine N-methyltransferase 2E-like; the protein is MAWDTSATESGDEVPLELYSAFQHAPTSLTLTTARLGHKPPEKKRKRSGDKEPPTTARAKKAFREGSRKSSRVKGSAPDVDPSDSPSLWESKMQLWTERYEEASSNQYSEDVQTLLRIKEASHVKTLAYNTHTASFKPPWR